A section of the Neorhizobium galegae bv. orientalis str. HAMBI 540 genome encodes:
- a CDS encoding DUF3892 domain-containing protein, which translates to MATSVRIQCINKSDRTNAWERIRYVGGLNGDGTRWKLSLNDAISGVETGKYAFYVERPAGDRVNVIVAKSAAGNKYLKTTADGDQPNNLLSLPECP; encoded by the coding sequence ATGGCAACGAGCGTGAGAATTCAGTGCATCAATAAATCCGACCGGACAAACGCTTGGGAAAGAATCCGCTACGTAGGCGGGTTGAACGGAGACGGAACTAGATGGAAGCTTTCACTCAACGATGCGATTTCAGGCGTCGAAACAGGAAAATACGCATTTTACGTCGAACGGCCTGCGGGTGACCGCGTGAACGTCATCGTGGCTAAAAGTGCCGCTGGTAATAAATATCTGAAGACCACGGCAGACGGTGATCAACCCAACAACCTCCTAAGTCTGCCAGAATGCCCGTAA
- a CDS encoding flagellin N-terminal helical domain-containing protein, whose protein sequence is MVSILTNTSAIAALQTLRSIGAYLFDSQQQVSSGLRVKTASDNAAYWSIATTMRSDNGALSAVRDALGLGAATVDTAYAGMEVTVDIIAEIKNRLTAAAESGVDRSKIQEEIDQLQDQLLSVANASSFAGENWLIGHPNVNGFVYAGPDNPNPFPLLEGDKKLVASFTRDSAGNASVQTIDIKRTTKDVVFAPARYEPGAPLIGVQTGYGIADSPIKYEMIYIPDDVFNVPRPVAFLDYQSSWERVSDDLYSDGTDYFTRLNGFFVKAVDASGKIDTTSTTASHGFNPDVTVASLDITKLDEYSAQFVGTQAPVEFALDVLISFVDSKLQDAVDVSAKYGALSKRIEIQQNFAMELADSFDRGVGRLVDADMNQASTRLKALQAQEQLATQALSIANESPNALLRLFQ, encoded by the coding sequence ATGGTCAGCATCCTCACAAATACGTCCGCAATTGCCGCCCTCCAAACGCTGCGCTCGATAGGTGCCTACCTATTTGATAGCCAGCAGCAGGTCAGCTCGGGCCTGCGAGTGAAAACCGCGTCGGATAATGCGGCTTATTGGTCGATTGCAACGACGATGCGCTCGGACAACGGCGCACTTTCCGCCGTTCGGGATGCGCTGGGGTTGGGTGCTGCTACAGTCGACACCGCTTATGCGGGCATGGAAGTTACAGTCGACATCATCGCCGAAATCAAGAACCGTCTGACGGCCGCCGCCGAATCTGGTGTGGATCGTTCGAAGATTCAGGAAGAAATCGACCAGCTGCAAGATCAACTGTTGTCGGTCGCCAATGCATCATCATTTGCTGGTGAGAACTGGCTTATCGGCCATCCGAACGTCAACGGCTTCGTCTATGCCGGGCCAGACAACCCCAATCCCTTCCCGTTGTTGGAGGGCGATAAGAAACTGGTCGCATCCTTCACGCGCGATAGCGCCGGGAATGCGTCGGTCCAAACCATCGACATCAAGCGAACAACCAAGGACGTTGTGTTTGCTCCGGCCCGTTACGAGCCGGGCGCTCCCCTGATCGGCGTGCAGACCGGCTACGGCATTGCGGATAGTCCGATCAAATACGAGATGATCTACATCCCCGATGACGTTTTCAACGTTCCTAGGCCTGTAGCCTTTCTGGACTACCAATCGAGCTGGGAACGAGTGAGTGATGACCTCTATTCCGACGGCACCGACTATTTCACTCGCCTCAACGGCTTTTTCGTCAAGGCGGTCGATGCCTCAGGCAAGATTGATACAACAAGTACGACCGCGAGCCATGGCTTCAATCCGGACGTTACGGTTGCGAGCCTCGACATAACGAAGCTTGATGAGTATTCAGCGCAGTTCGTCGGCACGCAAGCACCAGTGGAGTTTGCGCTCGATGTGCTTATTTCATTCGTCGACAGCAAGCTGCAGGATGCCGTCGACGTCTCGGCGAAGTACGGCGCGCTCTCCAAGAGGATCGAAATACAACAGAATTTCGCAATGGAATTGGCCGACTCTTTTGACCGGGGCGTCGGCCGCCTCGTTGATGCCGACATGAATCAGGCGTCCACGCGGTTGAAAGCCCTGCAGGCCCAAGAGCAACTTGCCACCCAAGCGCTCAGCATCGCGAATGAAAGTCCGAACGCCCTTCTACGACTGTTTCAGTGA
- a CDS encoding recombinase family protein, which yields MRIGYARVSTTEQNLDLQLNALVAAGCDVIFEDEGFSGAITNRPGLTKALRRLKRGDTLIVWRLDRLGRSLIHLVKTVTRLQNRGVEFLSLTESMDTGNPAGALVFHIFAALAEFERRLISERSAAGIAAAKAKGRLLGRRPSLTQEQIADVYRAHFQENLSLEIIALQYRVHPRTVRRHLRKHVTETVVEGRSDFHSRC from the coding sequence ATGAGAATAGGTTACGCGAGGGTATCGACCACAGAGCAAAATCTGGATTTGCAGTTGAACGCTTTGGTTGCAGCCGGTTGTGACGTCATTTTTGAAGACGAAGGATTTTCGGGCGCGATCACAAATCGGCCTGGCCTAACAAAGGCATTGCGACGGCTTAAACGAGGTGACACGCTCATCGTGTGGCGACTGGATCGTCTCGGTCGGTCTCTGATTCACCTGGTAAAAACAGTAACGCGGCTGCAAAACAGGGGAGTAGAGTTCCTCTCGCTGACGGAATCCATGGACACTGGAAACCCCGCAGGCGCTTTAGTTTTTCATATCTTTGCCGCGTTGGCCGAATTTGAACGACGTCTGATATCCGAACGTTCCGCAGCAGGGATTGCCGCCGCCAAAGCTAAGGGTCGACTGCTTGGCCGCCGACCGTCGCTTACTCAGGAGCAGATTGCTGATGTGTACCGGGCGCATTTCCAGGAAAACCTTTCGCTAGAAATCATAGCCCTCCAGTACCGAGTGCATCCAAGAACGGTTCGAAGGCATCTACGGAAGCACGTCACTGAAACAGTCGTAGAAGGGCGTTCGGACTTTCATTCGCGATGCTGA
- a CDS encoding response regulator transcription factor: MDAWIKSSEGAKATDIYEAVLRPTQPNAILALIGCKAQEPSSFSVEFIRRYSVATEILDFPLQQPFNLRNFSDQDYLHDIVMPALTEVLAQKRPLFSKGRTVFQGCRIFHERLLLPQKSATGRSEWCILFSKIDLLLPEVTGFKVDDIDLSILQLLTEGAAQKEIALRLDLSPRTIEHRIERLKGRVGAKNLQHLVALWISSRL, translated from the coding sequence ATGGACGCCTGGATCAAAAGCAGCGAGGGAGCCAAAGCTACCGACATCTACGAAGCCGTTCTTCGCCCAACGCAGCCGAACGCAATTCTGGCACTCATCGGCTGCAAGGCTCAGGAACCAAGCAGTTTCTCAGTCGAATTTATCCGGCGCTACAGCGTTGCAACGGAAATTCTGGATTTCCCGTTGCAACAGCCGTTCAATCTCCGGAACTTCTCAGATCAAGATTACCTCCACGATATCGTGATGCCCGCGTTGACCGAGGTACTGGCCCAAAAGCGACCATTGTTTTCCAAGGGACGCACAGTCTTCCAAGGTTGCAGGATTTTCCATGAAAGGCTGCTCCTTCCTCAAAAGTCCGCAACCGGAAGAAGCGAATGGTGCATCCTCTTCTCGAAGATCGACCTCCTGCTCCCTGAGGTTACAGGGTTCAAAGTGGACGACATTGATCTCAGTATCCTCCAACTGCTCACAGAAGGCGCTGCGCAGAAGGAGATCGCGCTCAGGCTGGACCTGTCGCCTCGGACGATTGAGCATCGGATCGAGCGGCTTAAGGGGAGGGTCGGGGCAAAGAACCTACAGCACCTCGTAGCGCTCTGGATTTCGAGCAGGCTGTAA